A section of the Anomaloglossus baeobatrachus isolate aAnoBae1 chromosome 5 unlocalized genomic scaffold, aAnoBae1.hap1 SUPER_5_unloc_9, whole genome shotgun sequence genome encodes:
- the LOC142259338 gene encoding uncharacterized protein LOC142259338: protein MAERILHLTLEILFRLSGEDYTVVKKTSSERCQAPLSEGWGRPLSPITGPPPHPPIHEDINDQKILELTYKMIELLTGEVPIRCQDVTVYFSMEEWEYLEGHKDLYKDVMMEVPQPLTSPGLSSKRTTPERCPRPLLPQDCNQEDPDVPQDVFAPALSNDCIGSSDGNLLSLEFKTDDESITHDTYKEHAGVPDIPPVLPQKALSSDLFKQVQNSDLSQNCKQNKSYRTDVEHETAPTRDKPFSCSKCGKCFIRKSTLVMHQRSHTGAKPFSCLECGKCFTRKSSLVDHGKRHIGEKPFSCSECGKCFIRKSNLVMHQRSHTGAKPFSCLECGKCFTRKSNLVDHGKRHIGEKPFSCSECGKCFNFKSDVVRHQICHTEEKAFSCSECGKYFIRKSDLVVHQRYHTGEKLFSCSECGKCFIHKSAFVRHQRSHTGEKPFSCSECGKCFIQKSNLVDHGKRHIGEKPFSCSECGKCFNFKSDLVRHQICHAEEKPFSCSECGKYFIRKSDLVVHQRYHTGEKPFSCSECGKCFNFKSDLVRHQRFHTGEKPFSCSECGKCFIQKSNLVVHQRFHTGEKLFSCSECGKCFNFKSDLVRHQRSHTGEKPFSCSECGKCFIQKSNLVVHQRFHTGEKLFSCSECGKFFIRKSELVVHQSCHTGQKPFSCSECGKCFKWKSELVVHQRSHTGEKPFSCPECGKCFTRKSGLVYHQKNHTK from the exons atggcggagaggatattacacctcaccctagagatcctcttccggctttctggagag gattacacagtagtgaagaagacctctagtgagcgctgtcaggcccctttgtctgagggatggggaagacccctgagcccaatcacggggcctccacctcaccccccgatacatgaggacatcaatgaccagaagatcctagaactcacctacaagatgattgagctgctgactggagag gttcctataaggtgtcaggacgtcaccgtctatttctccatggaggagtgggagtatttagaaggacacaaagatctgtacaaggacgtcatgatggaggttccccagcccctcacatcaccag gtctatccagtaagaggacaacaccagagagatgtccccgtcctcttctcccacaggactgtaaccaagaagaccccgatgttcctcaggatgtgtttgctccagctctatcca atgactgtattgggagttccgatggaaatctattatctttagaatttaaaacagatgatgaaagtatcacacatgatacatataaaGAGCATGCtggtgtcccagatatacctccagtccttcctcagaaagctttatcatcagatcttttcaaacaagtccaaaattccgatttatcacagaattgtaagcaaaataaaagttacagaacggatgtggaacatgaaacggcccCTACAAGGgacaaaccattttcatgttcaaaatgtgggaaatgttttattcggaaatcaactcttgttatgcatcaaagatctcacacaggggcaaagccattttcatgcttggaatgtggtaaatgttttactaggaaatcaagtcttgttgaccatggaaaacgtcacataggagagaagccattttcatgttcagagtgtgggaaatgttttattcggaaatcaaatcttgttatgcatcaaagatctcacacaggggcgaagccattttcatgcttggaatgtggtaaatgttttactaggaaatcaaatcttgttgaccatggaaaacgtcacataggagagaagccattttcatgttcagagtgtgggaaatgttttaatttcaaATCAGATGTTGTTAGGCATCAAATATGTCACACAGAGGAGAaggcattttcatgttcagaatgtgggaaatattttattcggaaatcggatcttgttgtgcatcaaagatatcacacaggggagaagctattttcatgttcagaatgtgggaaatgttttattcacaaATCAGcttttgttaggcatcaaagatctcatacaggggagaagccattttcatgttcagagtgtgggaaatgttttattcagaaatcaaatcttgttgaccatggaaaacgtcacataggagagaagccattttcatgttcagagtgtgggaaatgttttaatttcaaatcagatcttgttaggcatcaaatatGTCACgcagaggagaagccattttcatgttcagaatgtgggaaatattttattcggaaatcggatcttgttgtgcatcaaagatatcacacaggggagaagccattttcatgttcagaatgtgggaaatgttttaatttcaaatcagatcttgttaggcatcaaagatttcatacaggggagaagccattttcatgttcagagtgtgggaaatgttttattcagaaatcaaatcttgttgtgcatcaaagatttcacacaggggagaagctgttttcatgttcagagtgtgggaaatgttttaatttcaaatcagatcttgttaggcatcaaagatctcatacaggggagaagccattttcatgttcagagtgtgggaaatgttttattcagaaatcaaatcttgttgtgcatcaaagatttcacacaggggagaagctgttttcatgttcagagtgtgggaaattttttattcggaaatcagaacttgttgtgcatcaaagctgTCATACAGggcagaagccattttcatgttcagagtgtgggaaatgttttaagtggaaatcagaacttgttgtacatcaaagatctcacacaggggagaagccattttcatgcccagaatgtgggaaatgttttactaggaaatcaggtcttgtttaccatcaaaaaaatcacacaaaatag